Sequence from the Bacillus thuringiensis genome:
CAAAATATCCGAAAGATTTATCTGGCGGTATGAGACAACGCGTATCTTTTATTCGAACTTTATTAACAGGCGGGGAGATATTGCTGTTAGATGAACCGTTTAGCGCGTTGGATGCTTTAACGAAGGCATCTTTGCAAGAATGGCTGTTTGAACAATGGAAAGAGTGGGAAAAAACAATTTTATTTATCACTCATGATGTGGAAGAAGCATTATTTCTTTCTAATCGAATTTTAGTAGTGGAGCAGCAGCCGATAACTACTTTGAATGAGCGGATAGTGCCGCTTGATCGTAACCGGACAAGAAAAGATTTATATAAGCCTGAAGTGTTAGCGCTTAAAGATGAGCTTCTTAGTATGTTACAAAGGCAGGTACTCGTATGATGAACCGGTTGAAGGAACTTTTACCTGCCCTTACACTGTCTAGTATTTTACTTGTCATGTGGGAAATAGGCGCAAGAATTGTAGATGAGATGTACATTTTACCGTCACCATCTGCAATTGTAATGAAAATATGGAAACTAAAAGATATATTATTTACGGTTCATTTGCCGGCAACATTATATGTCGTTTTAATAGGGGTGGCTATTTCTATCGTACTTGGGGTAGGGCTAGCGATATTAATGAATGCGAGTAATTGGATGGAGAGAGCATTTTATCCATTATTAGTGGCTTCACAAACAATTCCTATTACCGCGCTTGCTCCACTTTTCGTTTTATGGTTTGGATATACCATCTGGAGTAAGGTTGTTGTCACGGTTTTAATTACGTTTTTCCCAATTGCGGTCAATACGTATGATGGACTGCGCAGTACGAAAAAAGAATGGGAAGAGCTTTTAGTTACGTACGGGGCAACGAAAAAGGATGTTTTTCTTAAATTAAAATTGCCGTCTGCTCTTCCTTATTTTTTCTCAGCTTTAAAAATTGCAGTACCGCTTAGTGTAATTGGGGCAGCTATAGGTGAATGGCTCGGTGCACAAGCGGGGCTAGGATATTTCAGTAAGAGAATGATGACGCAGTTAGACGGAGCAGGTGTATTTGCCCCTATTGTATTGTTATCATTATTAGCTATTTTCTTCGTCATACTTATTTCGGTATTAGAAAAGAAATTCATTAGTTGGAGGAAGCATTCATGAAATTTTTAAAACGCATCTTTGTATTTACATTATTAGTTGCAATGATTACTGGATGTTCTAGTAATTCAGCATCAGATAAGAGTAAAAAAGAAAAAGAAATAACGGTCATGCTTGATTGGTACCCAAATGCGGTACATAGCTTTATTTATGCAGCGATTGAAAAAGGTTACTTTAAAGAAGAAGGAGTAAAGGTGAATATTAAATTCCCTTCCAATCCGACTGACCCATTAACGTTAGCAGCTGCAGGAAAAGTAACAGTGGGCTTATATTATCAGCCGGATGTTGTCATGGCAAAAGCAAATGAACAAATTCCAGTGAAATCAATTGGAGCTGTTGTACGTTCACCATTAAATCATGTTGTATCGCTGAAATCAGCAGGCATTCAATCGCCAAAAGATTTAGAGGGGAAAACAGTTGGCTATTCGGGAACACCTTTAAGTGAGATGTATTTAAAAACGATGGTAAAAGAAGCTGGTGGTAATCCAGATACAGTGAAAGTAGTCGATGTTGGCTTTGATTTAGTACCGGCATTAATTACGAAAAAAGTGGATGCGGTAACAGGGGCATATATTAACCATGAAGTACCTGTTATGCGTCATGAAGGTCATGAACCAGCGTACTTTAATCCAGCTGATTACGGTGTACCGAATTATCATGAGCTTGTATTTGTAACAGGTGATAAAACGTTGAAAAAAGATAAAGAAGCATTACAAGCCTTCTTACGTGGTACGAAAAAAGGCTATGATTTCATGAAGAAAAATCCAGATGAAGCATTAAATATTTTATTAAACCATCAAGAAAAAGAAAACTTCCCGCTTGTACCAGAAGTTGAAAAAGAAAGCATGAAAATTTTATTAGAGAAGATGGAAACGAAAGATGAGCCATTCTTATCGGATTCAAAAGAGTCATGGGAGAAACAAAATAAATGGTTGAAAGATAAAGGGATGACGAAAGAAATCGTTCCGGCCGATGAGCTATTCGAAAATATTTTAAAGTAGGCGAATGAATATGAAAAATGAGCTTCATGTAATCTCAAATGGTCACATGTCATTCGAAGAGCTAGTGAATGTAGCAATGCAAATTGAGAGTGAAATTGATTATTTGCATATTCGTGAGCGTGAGAAAAGTACGAAGGAATTGTATGAAGGTGTGGAAAGTCTTTTGAAGAAAGGCTTTCCGGCATCAAAAATAGTGATAAATGATCGAATTGATATCGCTATTTTGTTAAACATTCCACGCGTGCAGCTAGGATATCGAAGCGCAAATGTAAGGTCAGTGAAAGAAAAGTTTTCTTATTTGCATGTCGGCTATTCTGTACATTCTTTAGAAGAGGCGATCGATGCATTTAAGAATGGAGCGGATTCACTCGTCTATGGTCATGTATTTCCGACAGATTGTAAAAAAGGTGTACCAGCGAGAGGGCTTGAAGAAATTTCAGACATTGCAAAGTGTTTATCCATACCAATTATAGCAATTGGAGGAATCACCACGGAAAACACAGGGGATGTTCTGACTAACTGTGTCAGTGGTATTGCTGTTATGTCTGGGATTATAAGTAGTAGTAACCCGTATAGCAAAGCGAAATCTTATAAGGAATCAATAAGAAAGTGGGCGGAAAAACATGTGTAAGAAGTATGGTGTAGCGATAATTGGCGGAGGTGTAATTGGTAGTTCAGTTGCACATTTTCTAGCAGAACGAGGGCATAAAGTAGCGATTGTAGAGAAGCAACAGATTGCATCTGAAGCCTCGAAAGCAGCTGCTGGTTTACTTGGGGTTCAGGCAGAATGGGATGCATATGACCCACTATTTGAACTTGCTAGAGAAAGCCGGGCTATATTTCCACAACTTGCAGAAGTTTTACGTGAAAAAACAGGCATCGATATTGGGTATGAAGAAAAAGGAATTTATCGTATTGCCCAAAATGAAGATGAGAAGGAAAGAATTCTTCACATTATGGATTGGCAGCAGAAAACAGGTGAAGACTCTTATTTTCTAACAGGAGATCGTTTACGAGAGAAAGAGCCATTTCTATCTGAGTCAATTATAGGTGCTGTATATTATCCGAAAGACGGTCATGTTATTGCACCAGAGCTTACGAAAGCCTTCGCACATTCCGCATCATTTTCGGGTGCTGATATATATGAACAGACAGAAGTGTTTGATATTCGTATTGAAAATAAGAAAGTGACTGGGATCGTTACAAGCGAAGGTATTATCGCGTGCGAGAAGGTTGTGATTGCGGGTGGTTCATGGAGCACGAAGCTACTAGCACATTTTCACCGCGAATGGGGTACATATCCAGTTAAAGGAGAAGTAGTAGCGGTAAGAAGTAGAAAACCACTTTTAAATGCGCCTATTTTCCAAGAAAGATTTTACATTGCACCAAAGCGCGGCGGACGTTACGTAATTGGAGCAACGATGAAGCCGCATACGTTTAATAAAACTGTGCAACCAGAAAGTATTACTTCTATATTAGAGCGTGCGTATACAATATTGCCAGCTTTAAAAGAAGCAGAATGGGAAAGTGCATGGGCAGGATTAAGACCACAATCGAATCATGAAGCTCCTTATATGGGAGAGCATGAAGAAATAAAAGGTTTATATGCTTGCACGGGCCATTATCGAAATGGCATTTTATTAAGTCCTGTTTCTGGTCAATATATGGCTGATTTAATAGAAGGAAAGCAGGAGAATCACTTGCTAGATTCATTGCTTTCTAAAACAGTTTAGAAAGGGGATGGAAGTTTGAATTTAAAAATTAATGGTAATCAAATTGAAGTGCCAGAGAGTGTGAAAACAATAGCTGAGCTACTTACACATTTAGAGTTAGATAACAGAATTGTTGTAGTAGAGCGTAATAAAGATATTTTACAAAAAGATGATCATACAGATACATCTGTTTTTGATGGAGACCAAATTGAGATTGTAACTTTCGTAGGAGGCGGTTGATTATGTTAAACATTGGACCATTTTCATTTCATTCTAGACTTTTATTAGGAACAGGAAAATTCCCTGATTTTGATGTACAGCAAAAGGCAATTGATGTATCTGAGGCTGAGGTTTTAACGTTCGCAGTACGTCGTATGGATATATTTGATGCAAAGCAGCCTAATTTATTAGAGAAACTTGATGTGAAAAAATATACGTTATTACCGAATACAGCCGGAGCCAAAAATGCTGAAGAGGCTGTTCGTATTGCAAAATTAGCAAAAGCTTCAGGACTTTGTGACATGATCAAAGTTGAAGTTATTGGTGATGATAGAACGTTATTACCTGATCCAGTAGAAACGTTAAAGGCATCTGAAATGTTACTAGAAGAAGGGTTTATCGTACTTCCGTACACATCTGATGACGTTGTACTAGCACGTAAGTTACAAGAACTAGGCGTGCATGCAATTATGCCAGGAGCATCACCAATCGGTTCAGGGCTTGGTATTGTAAATCCTTTAAATCTAAGCTTCATTATTGAACAAGCGACAGTACCAGTTATCGTTGACGCTGGTATCGGTAGCCCGGCTGATGCGGCATTTGCGATGGAATTAGGAGCAGATGGCGTGTTATTAAATACAGCTGTTTCAGGGGCAAAAGATCCTATTAAAATGGCACAAGCAATGAAATTAAGTATTGAAGCAGGTCGTTTAGGATTTGAAGCAGGTCGTATTGCACGCAAACGTTGTGCAACGGCAAGTAGTCCTTTAGAAGGAATGAGCGTAGTTGAATAATCGATATTCTCGCCAAGAATTATTTTCTCCGATTGGGGAAGAAGGCCAACAAAAAATAAGAGAAAAGCATGTACTCATTATCGGCGCAGGTGCATTAGGTAGTGCAAATGCAGAAATGTTTGTAAGAGCAGGTGTTGGCACAGTAACGATTGTTGACCGGGATTATGTCGATTGGAGTAATTTACAAAGGCAGCAATTGTACGCAGAGAGTGATGTGGAAAATAATCTTCCGAAGGCTGTAGCAGCAAAGAAGCGTCTGGAAGAGATTAATAGTGAAGTAAGAGTAGAAGCGCTCGTTCAAGATGTGACAGCTGAGGAATTAGAAGAGCTTGTTACAGATGTTGATGTAATGATTGATGCAACTGATAATTTCGAAACACGTTTTATTGTGAATGATATAGCACAAAAATATGCTATTCCATGGATTTACGGAGCATGTGTAGGGAGTTACGGCCTTTCCTACACAATTCTTCCTAGTAAAACGCCATGTTTATCATGTTTATTACAATCGATTCCGCTTGGCGGTGCGACATGTGATACAGCGGGCATTATATCGCCTGCTGTATCTCTCGTCGTTTCTCATCAAGTTACGGAAGCTCTTAAATTGTTAGTGGAAGATTACGAATCACTTCGGGATGGTCTTGTGTCGTTTGATGTATGGAAGAATGAATATTCATGTATGAATGTGCAAAAGCTTCGTAAACACAATTGTCCTTCGTGCGGAAAGAATGCATTATATCCGTATTTAAATAAAGAAAACACATCGAAAACAGCGGTTTTATGCGGGAGAAATACAGTTCAAATTAGACCACCTCATAAAGGGGAAATGGATTTTGAACAATATAAGGGGCTGCTGGAAGGTCGCGTTACGGATTTAAATGTAAATCCATATTTACTATCATTTTCTGTTGAAGAAAAGAGATTAGTTGCTTTTAAAGATGGTCGTGTACTTGTACATGGAACGAAAGATATAAGCGAAGCAAAGACGATTTATCATCGCTATTTTGGTTAGAAAAGGATGAGTGGGATGAAAGTGAATAAAGCTTTAACAATTGCAGGATCTGATAGCGGAGGCGGTGCTGGCATTCAAGCGGATTTAAAAACATTTCAAGAGCTTGGTGTGTATGGGATGACGGCTATTACGGCAATTACTGCTCAAAACACGCTTGGCGTTCAAGGGGTATATCCTGTCCCATTAGAAGGTATTACGGAACAGTTGAATTCAATTGGTACGGATTTAACACCAGATGCTGTGAAACTAGGAATGTTATTTAGTAGCGAAATTATTCAAATTGTAGCAGAACATATTAATAAATTTGGCTGGAATAATATTGTACTAGACCCTGTTATGATTGCTAAGGGCGGTGCATCATTATTACAACAAGAAGCAGTACAAGCATTAAAAGAATATTTATTACCAGTAGCAACGGTTATAACACCGAATGTTCCTGAGGCAGAAGTGTTAACTGGGACGGAGATTCATAATGTTGAAGATAGTAAAGAAGCTGCGAAAATACTGCATGAATTAGGTGCGAAATACGTGCTTATGAAGGGCGGACATGCAGAGTATCAAGGTAATGAAGTAATTGATTTACTTTTTGATGGAGAAGAGTTTATCGAATTTAGAAGTGAGCGAATTCCTTCAAAGCAAACGCATGGAAGTGGCTGTACATTTGCGTCAGCAGTTACAGCAGGACTTGCAAAAGGCTACTCGATTGAAGAGGCAGTACAAGAAGCAAAACGATTTATTAGTATAGCAATTGAAGATGCGCTGAATATTGGAAGTGGTCATGGACCGACGAATCATTTTGCATATAAAGTGAATAAAATACGTGTGTAAAGTAAGTGAAAAGTCAGTTTTGTAACTGGCTTTTTTTCTATTTACTTTTTCCAATTACAGGAGTAATATATCAGCCAGAATACATTTTTTGTAATACGCTGAGTCCAATTATATGGAGCGGAGGAACCAATTTGTGCAGTGTCACTAGGGGTGAATCTTTCAATTTTGAAAGTAGGGCTACTCTCAAAGTCCGAATCCGACAGCTAACTTCGTAAGCGTCTTGAGAGAGGGCGGTGCCATGATGGATACATCACTTCATCGATCTGATTAGTATAGGGGAATATCAATCTATATTTGAGTTCTTTTATGCTAAGGAGGATGAGGTACATGGAACTAACACTGATTTGTGTTGGAGAAGAAAGCAAGGTAAATAGTTTAAGAGATTTAGTAGCATTTCAACATGAGTTAATTATTTTTACAGCAAATGAAGAGATAGCGGCTGAAGTTAGGGATTGTGGATTTGATTGGACGTATAGTTGTAGTAAGGAGCAGGATTTTACTAGTATTTGTGAGTGTATTAAGAAGGTAATTTTACTAGGGGATGAGCTTCCAATCGTTA
This genomic interval carries:
- a CDS encoding ABC transporter ATP-binding protein, whose product is MRSKNILQFHNVSFHYDEKPIINELNASIQDKEFVSIIGPSGCGKSTLFRLITGLEEASTGQIELTETKSHPVGYMPQKDMLLPWRTIIENAALPLECQGVQKKEAQIKAKELLHKFGLQGYETKYPKDLSGGMRQRVSFIRTLLTGGEILLLDEPFSALDALTKASLQEWLFEQWKEWEKTILFITHDVEEALFLSNRILVVEQQPITTLNERIVPLDRNRTRKDLYKPEVLALKDELLSMLQRQVLV
- a CDS encoding ABC transporter permease; the protein is MNRLKELLPALTLSSILLVMWEIGARIVDEMYILPSPSAIVMKIWKLKDILFTVHLPATLYVVLIGVAISIVLGVGLAILMNASNWMERAFYPLLVASQTIPITALAPLFVLWFGYTIWSKVVVTVLITFFPIAVNTYDGLRSTKKEWEELLVTYGATKKDVFLKLKLPSALPYFFSALKIAVPLSVIGAAIGEWLGAQAGLGYFSKRMMTQLDGAGVFAPIVLLSLLAIFFVILISVLEKKFISWRKHS
- a CDS encoding ABC transporter substrate-binding protein — encoded protein: MKFLKRIFVFTLLVAMITGCSSNSASDKSKKEKEITVMLDWYPNAVHSFIYAAIEKGYFKEEGVKVNIKFPSNPTDPLTLAAAGKVTVGLYYQPDVVMAKANEQIPVKSIGAVVRSPLNHVVSLKSAGIQSPKDLEGKTVGYSGTPLSEMYLKTMVKEAGGNPDTVKVVDVGFDLVPALITKKVDAVTGAYINHEVPVMRHEGHEPAYFNPADYGVPNYHELVFVTGDKTLKKDKEALQAFLRGTKKGYDFMKKNPDEALNILLNHQEKENFPLVPEVEKESMKILLEKMETKDEPFLSDSKESWEKQNKWLKDKGMTKEIVPADELFENILK
- the tenI gene encoding thiazole tautomerase TenI, with amino-acid sequence MKNELHVISNGHMSFEELVNVAMQIESEIDYLHIREREKSTKELYEGVESLLKKGFPASKIVINDRIDIAILLNIPRVQLGYRSANVRSVKEKFSYLHVGYSVHSLEEAIDAFKNGADSLVYGHVFPTDCKKGVPARGLEEISDIAKCLSIPIIAIGGITTENTGDVLTNCVSGIAVMSGIISSSNPYSKAKSYKESIRKWAEKHV
- the thiO gene encoding glycine oxidase ThiO; translation: MCKKYGVAIIGGGVIGSSVAHFLAERGHKVAIVEKQQIASEASKAAAGLLGVQAEWDAYDPLFELARESRAIFPQLAEVLREKTGIDIGYEEKGIYRIAQNEDEKERILHIMDWQQKTGEDSYFLTGDRLREKEPFLSESIIGAVYYPKDGHVIAPELTKAFAHSASFSGADIYEQTEVFDIRIENKKVTGIVTSEGIIACEKVVIAGGSWSTKLLAHFHREWGTYPVKGEVVAVRSRKPLLNAPIFQERFYIAPKRGGRYVIGATMKPHTFNKTVQPESITSILERAYTILPALKEAEWESAWAGLRPQSNHEAPYMGEHEEIKGLYACTGHYRNGILLSPVSGQYMADLIEGKQENHLLDSLLSKTV
- the thiS gene encoding sulfur carrier protein ThiS — encoded protein: MNLKINGNQIEVPESVKTIAELLTHLELDNRIVVVERNKDILQKDDHTDTSVFDGDQIEIVTFVGGG
- the thiG gene encoding thiazole synthase, with the translated sequence MLNIGPFSFHSRLLLGTGKFPDFDVQQKAIDVSEAEVLTFAVRRMDIFDAKQPNLLEKLDVKKYTLLPNTAGAKNAEEAVRIAKLAKASGLCDMIKVEVIGDDRTLLPDPVETLKASEMLLEEGFIVLPYTSDDVVLARKLQELGVHAIMPGASPIGSGLGIVNPLNLSFIIEQATVPVIVDAGIGSPADAAFAMELGADGVLLNTAVSGAKDPIKMAQAMKLSIEAGRLGFEAGRIARKRCATASSPLEGMSVVE
- the thiF gene encoding thiazole biosynthesis adenylyltransferase ThiF, whose product is MNNRYSRQELFSPIGEEGQQKIREKHVLIIGAGALGSANAEMFVRAGVGTVTIVDRDYVDWSNLQRQQLYAESDVENNLPKAVAAKKRLEEINSEVRVEALVQDVTAEELEELVTDVDVMIDATDNFETRFIVNDIAQKYAIPWIYGACVGSYGLSYTILPSKTPCLSCLLQSIPLGGATCDTAGIISPAVSLVVSHQVTEALKLLVEDYESLRDGLVSFDVWKNEYSCMNVQKLRKHNCPSCGKNALYPYLNKENTSKTAVLCGRNTVQIRPPHKGEMDFEQYKGLLEGRVTDLNVNPYLLSFSVEEKRLVAFKDGRVLVHGTKDISEAKTIYHRYFG
- the thiD gene encoding bifunctional hydroxymethylpyrimidine kinase/phosphomethylpyrimidine kinase; this translates as MSGMKVNKALTIAGSDSGGGAGIQADLKTFQELGVYGMTAITAITAQNTLGVQGVYPVPLEGITEQLNSIGTDLTPDAVKLGMLFSSEIIQIVAEHINKFGWNNIVLDPVMIAKGGASLLQQEAVQALKEYLLPVATVITPNVPEAEVLTGTEIHNVEDSKEAAKILHELGAKYVLMKGGHAEYQGNEVIDLLFDGEEFIEFRSERIPSKQTHGSGCTFASAVTAGLAKGYSIEEAVQEAKRFISIAIEDALNIGSGHGPTNHFAYKVNKIRV